From Toxorhynchites rutilus septentrionalis strain SRP chromosome 2, ASM2978413v1, whole genome shotgun sequence, a single genomic window includes:
- the LOC129770871 gene encoding uncharacterized protein LOC129770871, translated as MVTNNYGGKFPKTVALSWVLTVACCCLLLILSESSASPTAPSARVARDNPECNCYHSFDPWCGTNGRNYLNKCVLKCGMRFIKGLGIAHRGFCPGTDPYDVQGDWDADRPFYGNGSG; from the coding sequence ATGGTTACTAACAATTACGGCGGCAAATTTCCAAAAACGGTAGCGCTTTCGTGGGTTCTGACGGTGGCCTGCTGCTGCCTGCTGTTGATCCTCTCCGAGAGTAGTGCCTCACCCACCGCACCCAGCGCAAGAGTCGCAAGAGACAACCCCGAGTGCAACTGCTATCATTCGTTTGATCCCTGGTGCGGCACAAACGGCCGGAACTATCTGAATAAATGTGTGCTCAAGTGCGGAATGAGGTTTATCAAGGGACTGGGTATTGCCCATCGCGGGTTCTGCCCGGGAACCGACCCGTACGATGTGCAGGGCGACTGGGATGCGGACAGGCCTTTCTACGGGAACGGAAGTGGATGA